The following proteins are co-located in the Choristoneura fumiferana chromosome 23, NRCan_CFum_1, whole genome shotgun sequence genome:
- the LOC141441386 gene encoding trypsin-1-like, producing the protein MCRLLFVVVFVFMDFGYCFINLADVECGVDTARRGRIVGGTDSLPAEFPWAASLWRQGAHQCGATVLSDRWLLTAGHCVCSVFDEFYKSKQLSVVVGYTDLSSNEENLALSKIVPHPEYRCNAKFNDVALLKTLRQLQWSNDLRPACLPQPEAQDFSGVLATVAGWGFTNEDRGKGSRPNVLQKTDVVVVANDECNKWYQSQGRKVSIIATQMCAGYEQGGRDSCWADSGGPLMIKDQTHAMVVGVVSTGTGCARVRMPGIYTRVSRYTEWIMDNVDKDTGRSGLSWFKNLG; encoded by the exons ATGTGTCGtcttttgtttgtggttgtttttgttttcatgGATTTCGGTTACTGTTTTATTAACT TGGCCGACGTAGAATGTGGCGTGGAcacggcgcggcgcgggcgcataGTTGGCGGGACTGACAGCTTGCCTGCTGAGTTTCCCTGGGCGGCCAGTTTATGGCGCCAGGGTGCCCATCAATGTGGCGCCACTGTGCTCAGCGATCGATGGTTGTTGACAGCTGGACATTGTGTATGCAG CGTTTTCGATGAGTTCTACAAATCCAAGCAACTATCAGTGGTGGTAGGATACACGGATTTATCAAGCAATGAAGAAAACTTGGCGCTTTCAAAAATAGTACCTCATCCTGAGTACAg ATGCAACGCTAAATTCAACGACGTGGCTCTCCTTAAAACGCTGCGTCAGCTCCAGTGGTCCAATGACCTGAGGCCGGCCTGCCTTCCACAGCCAGAAGCACAGGACTTCAGTGGCGTCTTGGCGACGGTAGCTGGATGGGGGTTCACCAATGAGGACAGGGGAAAAG GAAGCCGACCAAATGTACTTCAGAAGACTGATGTTGTGGTGGTCGCCAATGATGAATGCAATAAGTGGTATCAATCCCAAGGCAGGAAAGTGAGCATCATTGCGACTCAAATGTGCGCGGGGTACGAGCAGGGAGGCAGAGACTCTTGCTGG GCAGACAGCGGCGGCCCGCTCATGATTAAGGACCAGACTCACGCCATGGTCGTTGGGGTGGTGTCCACCGGGACTGGGTGCGCGCGTGTACGCATGCCCGGGATCTACACCAGAGTGTCCCGGTACACGGAATGGATCATGGACAACGTCGACAAGGATACAGGGAGGAGTGGGCTCAGCTGGTTCAAAAACCTGGGATAG